A window of the Lactuca sativa cultivar Salinas chromosome 7, Lsat_Salinas_v11, whole genome shotgun sequence genome harbors these coding sequences:
- the LOC128127105 gene encoding F-box/LRR-repeat protein At4g29420-like, whose translation MDNLPATLVFQILSRLDDSADVARCRAAWKTFDTVAPDLPCINLQYPLKRYIELRSRDSDSSSSSSLPSPLKTIILHLISNSRSLESVHIGAENLPLDVSHADVEDYGDDMYLTDGAFVKEWLPRVSGTLKSLSISDFWVHSGWRRSEVLPLVSTCCHNLLELELKHAWLSVENMNPMPMLTSLTLEFIRLEDKNLTELNKSFPNLQVLNLIDVRGLKLPTIHLLHLKTCQWTITDAQSCLILITPNLTTLSLECRKVVALYIEAPLLSDLHLAIDHLGAVSIKTFENLKSLSLKSSYICSLIKNFPHLKTIENLTLNSGDLGVGAVDDSKFTLKKMLTYFPTVTSLCFKTSAWLSFEVLYESFDRVCLDGRLGLTTFRGYLLRVDPALTFSLVACVLDQCKNLVDVSLLIHRDHAAAHVSRRFMDWCVARWPRLNWRWGAWEEGTEDTWITNGIPNAQIN comes from the exons ATGGACAATCTTCCTGCAACTCTAGTGTTCCAAATACTGAGTCGACTCGATGACTCGGCGGACGTTGCGCGCTGCCGAGCAGCGTGGAAGACTTTTGATACTGTCGCTCCAGACCTTCCATGTATCAATCTCCAGTACCCATTAAAAAGGTACATCGAATTAAGGTCTAGGGATTCAGATTCTTCTAGTTCTTCCTCATTACCTTCCCCTCTCAAGACAATTATCCTCCATCTTATATCGAACTCAAGATCTCTCGAATCGGTGCATATTGGCGCCGAGAATCTGCCCCTAGACGTGTCTCACGCTGACGTTGAAGATTATGGCGATGATATGTACCTCACAGATGGGGCTTTCGTCAAGGAGTGGCTCCCTAGGGTTTCAGGAACGTTGAAATCCCTTTCTATATCAGATTTTTGGGTCCATTCAGGTTGGCGTCGATCAGAAGTTTTACCCCTCGTCTCCACATGCT GTCACAATTTACTTGAATTAGAGCTGAAGCATGCATGGCTTTCTGTAGAGAATATGAATCCAATGCCAATGCTAACAAGTTTGACACTGGAGTTCATACGATTAGAAGACAAGAACCTAACCGAGTTGAACAAAAGCTTCCCTAATCTTCAAGTTCTTAACTTGATAGATGTTAGAGGACTTAAACTACCCACAATCCACCTTCTCCACCTAAAAACCTGTCAGTGGACCATAACTGATGCACAATCATGTTTGATTCTAATCACACCCAACCTCACCACGCTCAGCCTCGAGTGTAGAAAGGTTGTTGCACTCTATATTGAAGCTCCTTTGTTGAGTGATTTACATCTTGCCATTGACCATTTGGGCGCAGTCTCaattaaaacttttgaaaatctGAAATCATTATCCCTCAAGTCTTCTTATATTTGTTCCTTAATTAAAAACTTTCCGCATTTAAAAACTATAGAAAATCTGACGTTGAATTCAGGAGATTTGGGTGTAGGAGCAGTTGATGATTCCAAATTTACCCTAAAGAAAATGTTGACTTATTTCCCTACCGTCACTTCTTTATGTTTTAAGACAAGCGCTTGGTTGTCATTTGAGGTGCTTTATGAATCATTTGACCGGGTTTGTTTGGACGGGAGGTTAGGATTGACAACCTTTCGTGGGTATCTGTTGAGGGTTGACCCTGCATTGACTTTCTCCTTGGTTGCTTGTGTGTTAGACCAATGCAAAAACTTGGTAGATGTTTCTTTACTCATCCATCGTGATCATGCTGCTGCTCATGTATCGAGACGTTTTATGGATTGGTGCGTGGCTCGGTGGCCTAGACTAAACTGGAGATGGGGGGCATGGGAGGAAGGAACCGAAGATACATGGATAACCAATGGTATACCCAATGcacaaatcaattaa